Proteins encoded by one window of Anas platyrhynchos isolate ZD024472 breed Pekin duck chromosome 14, IASCAAS_PekinDuck_T2T, whole genome shotgun sequence:
- the HRH2 gene encoding histamine H2 receptor: MDPCNNITDSTKPMSFPLQVLVGSFLTILIVFTLCGNIVVCLAVTLDRRLRSLTNCIIVSLAITDLLLALLVLPFSAIYELTHEWPFGSTLCNIYSSLDVMLCTASILNLLMISLDRYFAVTTPLRYRQVVTPSRVAVGLVIIWAVSLMVSFLPIHLGWNTNGTAVQNTTPNCTKTCDLEVNPIYGLVDALLTFYIPLVIMCVTYYRIFKIAREQAKRINHTWCCSSNSPMPPMVKEHKATVTLAVVLGAFVVCWFPYFTVFTYRGVWGDSGVKGAPMSIVLWLGYANSALNPILYGTLNRDFRVAYQHLLHCWRTGGARSSRLSPPQKGRPRGRNCRQGPDRQEGQEGKSLKLEIRNGKGTSLVDGALQSAKALP, encoded by the exons ATGGATCCGTGTAACAACATCACAGACTCTACAAAACCCATGAGCTTCCCTCTGCAGGTGCTGGTCGGCTCCTTCCTCACCATCCTCATCGTGTTCACCCTCTGCGGCAACATCGTCGTCTGCCTGGCCGTCACCCTGGACCGCCGGCTCCGCAGCCTGACCAACTGCATCATCGTCTCCTTGGCCATCAccgacctgctgctggccctcctggtgctgcccttCTCCGCCATCTACGAGCTCACCCACGAATGGCCCTTCGGCAGCACCCTGTGCAACATCTACTCCAGCCTGGACGTGATGCTGTGCACGGCCTCCATCCTCAACCTCCTCATGATCAGCCTGGACCGCTACTTCGCCGTCACCACCCCGCTGCGCTACAGGCAGGTGGTCACCCCCTCCCGGGTGGCCGTGGGCTTGGTCATCATCTGGGCAGTTTCCTTGATGGTCTCCTTCCTGCCCATCCACCTGGGCTGGAACACCAACGGGACGGCCGTGCAGAACACCACCCCCAACTGCACCAAAACGTGCGATCTGGAGGTTAACCCCATCTACGGGCTGGTGGACGCCCTGCTCACCTTCTACATCCCTCTGGTCATCATGTGCGTCACCTACTACCGGATATTCAAGATAGCCAGGGAGCAAGCCAAGAGGATTAACCACAcgtggtgctgcagcagcaacagcCCCATGCCACCCATGGTGAAGGAGCACAAAGCCACCGTGACGCTGGCGGTGGTGCTGGGTGCCTTCGTGGTGTGCTGGTTCCCCTATTTCACCGTGTTCACGTACcgaggggtgtggggggacaGCGGTGTCAAAGGAGCACCCATGTCCATCGTCCTCTGGCTGGGCTACGCCAACTCGGCGCTGAACCCCATCCTCTATGGCACGCTCAACAGGGATTTTCGGGTGGCCTACCAGCACTTGCTGCACTGCTGGAGGACGGGGGGAGCCAGGAGCTCCCGCCTGTCACCCCCCCAGAAGGGGAGGCCCAGGGGCAGGAACTGCAGGCAGGGCCCCGACAGGcaggaggggcaggaggggaaaagCCTGAAGCTGGAGATCAGGAATGGGAAGGGGACGTCGCTGGTTGATGGAGCCCTCCAAAG TGCCAAAGCCTTGCCGTGA